A part of Entelurus aequoreus isolate RoL-2023_Sb linkage group LG10, RoL_Eaeq_v1.1, whole genome shotgun sequence genomic DNA contains:
- the dyrk1ab gene encoding dual-specificity tyrosine-(Y)-phosphorylation regulated kinase 1A, b isoform X1: protein MKFLQKMHPGGETSACKPSSVRLAPSFSLHTAGLQMAAPMPHTHQQYSDRHQPSTDQSVTVLPYSDQTPQLTANQRHMPQCFRDPTSAPLRKLSIDLIKTYKHINEVYYAKKKRRHQQGQGEDSSHKKERKVFNDGYDDDNYDYIVKNGEKWMDRYEIDSLIGKGSFGQVVKAYDRAEQEWVAIKIIKNKKAFLNQAQIEVRLLELMNKHDTEMKYYIVHLKRHFMFRNHLCLVFEMLSYNLYDLLRNTNFRGVSLNLTRKFAQQLCTALLFLATPELSIIHCDLKPENILLCNPKRSAIKIVDFGSSCQLGQRIYQYIQSRFYRSPEVLLGMPYDLAIDMWSLGCILVEMHTGEPLFSGANEVDQMNKIVEVLGIPPNHIMDLAPKARKFFEKLSDGTWSVKKTKDGKRYKPPASRKLHSILGVETGGPGGRRAGESGHAVADYLKFKDLILRMLDYDPKSRIQPYYALQHSFFKKTADEGTNTSSSVSTSPALEQSQSSGTTSSTSSSSGGSSGTSTSGRARSDPTHHHLHSGGHFGTAMPAIDGDSLCPQARQPYPPPLVWGGGVGPEAVAGETHPVQETTFHVPPQHPKALHPHSHPHHHHGQMMATRPRPRHYTSPTHSSSTQDSMEVVHGHLSMTSLSSSASSSSTSSSSTGNHGNQAYQLRHLPAGALDFGQNGGLSMGLGAFSNPRQETGMAAHPAFSMGTNTGPGHYLAEGHLSMRQGMDREESPMTGVCVQQSSMASS from the exons ATGAAATTTTTGCAGAAGATGCATCCAG GAGGAGAGACTTCAGCATGCAAACCTTCGTCTGTCCGGCTTGCGCCCTCTTTTTCTTTACACACTGCTGGTCTTCAGATGGCTGCTCCAATGCCCCATACGCACCAGCAGTACAGTGACCGCCACCAGCCAAGCACTGACCAATCTGTTACGGTCTTACCGTACAGCGACCAGACACCACAGCTCACTGCCAATCAG AGGCACATGCCCCAGTGCTTTCGTGACCCAACTTCAGCTCCCCTGAGGAAGCTCTCCATTGACCTTATCAAAACATACAAACACATCAATGAG GTGTATTATGCAAAAAAGAAGCGGCGGCACCAACAGGGTCAGGGTGAAGACTCCAGtcacaaaaaagaaaggaaagtcTTCAATGATGGCTATGACGATGATAATTATGACTACATCGTCAAGAATGGGGAGAAGTGGATGGACCGTTATGAGATTGATTCCTTGATAGGAAAAGGATCATTTGGACAG GTTGTGAAAGCATACGACCGTGCAGAGCAGGAATGGGTTGCTATTAAGATCATCAAGAACAAGAAAGCTTTCCTCAATCAAGCCCAGATTGAAGTGCGCCTCCTAGAGCTCATGAACAAACATGATACCGAGATGAAATACTACATTG TTCACCTTAAGCGTCACTTCATGTTTCGGAACCACCTCTGCCTCGTGTTTGAGATGCTTTCCTATAACCTGTACGACCTGCTCCGAAATACCAACTTCCGCGGAGTCTCGCTCAACCTCACACGGAAGTTTGCCCAGCAGCTATGCACTGCGCTGCTTTTCCTGGCCACGCCCGAGCTCAGCATCATCCACTGTGACCTGAAGCCCGAGAACATCCTCCTGTGTAACCCCAAGAGAAGCGCCATCAAAATAGTGGACTTTGGCAGCTCGTGCCAACTGGGACAAAGG atatatCAGTATATCCAGAGTCGCTTCTATCGCTCCCCAGAGGTGCTTCTGGGCATGCCCTATGATCTGGCCATTGACATGTGGTCCTTGGGTTGCATCTTGGTAGAGATGCATACAGGGGAGCCTCTCTTCAGTGGAGCCAATgag GTGGACCAGATGAACAAAATAGTTGAGGTTCTCGGGATCCCACCTAATCACATAATGGACCTAGCCCCAAAAGCCAGGAAGTTCTTTGAGAAGCTTTCAGATGGTACATGGAGTGTTAAAAAGACCAAAGATGGCAAAAGG TATAAACCCCCAGCTTCAAGGAAGCTCCACTCCATCTTGGGTGTGGAGACAGGGGGACCCGGTGGGCGGCGGGCAGGGGAGTCTGGCCACGCTGTCGCTGACTACTTGAAGTTCAAGGATCTGATCCTGCGGATGCTGGACTACGATCCCAAGAGCCGCATTCAGCCCTACTATGCCCTGCAGCACAGTTTCTTCAAGAAGACAGCGGACGAGGGGACCAATACAAGCAGCAGCGTGTCGACGAGTCCCGCATTAGAGCAGTCCCAGTCTTCAGGAACCACCTCCAGCACCTCCTCCAGTTCTG GAGGGTCGTCTGGAACAAGTACCAGTGGCAGAGCAAGGTCAGACCCTACCCATCACCACTTACACAGTGGAGGACACTTTGGTACAGCCATGCCAGCCATTGATGGAGACAGCCTCTGCCCACAG GCTCGACAGCCTTATCCACCTCCGCTGGTGTGGGGAGGTGGAGTCGGACCGGAGGCAGTCGCCGGAGAGACCCACCCAGTCCAGGAGACCACCTTCCACGTTCCCCCTCAGCACCCTAAGGCCCTGCATCCCCACTCACACCCTCATCACCACCACGGGCAGATGATGGCAACGCGACCACGCCCACGCCACTACACCTCCCCGACACACAGCTCCTCGACGCAGGACTCCATGGAGGTGGTTCACGGCCATCTGTCTATGACCTCCCTGTCTTCCTCTGCCTCCTCTTCCTCTACATCTTCCTCTTCCACTGGGAACCATGGCAACCAGGCCTACCAGCTCCGCCATTTGCCCGCTGGAGCGCTTGACTTTGGTCAGAATGGTGGGCTGAGCATGGGGCTAGGTGCCTTCTCGAACCCACGGCAGGAGACTGGCATGGCAGCGCACCCAGCGTTCTCTATGGGCACGAACACGGGGCCTGGCCACTACCTGGCGGAAGGCCACCTGAGCATGAGGCAGGGCATGGACCGGGAGGAGTCTCCAATGACTGGAGTGTGTGTGCAGCAGAGTTCGATGGCCAGCTCGTGA
- the dyrk1ab gene encoding dual-specificity tyrosine-(Y)-phosphorylation regulated kinase 1A, b isoform X2: protein MAAPMPHTHQQYSDRHQPSTDQSVTVLPYSDQTPQLTANQRHMPQCFRDPTSAPLRKLSIDLIKTYKHINEVYYAKKKRRHQQGQGEDSSHKKERKVFNDGYDDDNYDYIVKNGEKWMDRYEIDSLIGKGSFGQVVKAYDRAEQEWVAIKIIKNKKAFLNQAQIEVRLLELMNKHDTEMKYYIVHLKRHFMFRNHLCLVFEMLSYNLYDLLRNTNFRGVSLNLTRKFAQQLCTALLFLATPELSIIHCDLKPENILLCNPKRSAIKIVDFGSSCQLGQRIYQYIQSRFYRSPEVLLGMPYDLAIDMWSLGCILVEMHTGEPLFSGANEVDQMNKIVEVLGIPPNHIMDLAPKARKFFEKLSDGTWSVKKTKDGKRYKPPASRKLHSILGVETGGPGGRRAGESGHAVADYLKFKDLILRMLDYDPKSRIQPYYALQHSFFKKTADEGTNTSSSVSTSPALEQSQSSGTTSSTSSSSGGSSGTSTSGRARSDPTHHHLHSGGHFGTAMPAIDGDSLCPQARQPYPPPLVWGGGVGPEAVAGETHPVQETTFHVPPQHPKALHPHSHPHHHHGQMMATRPRPRHYTSPTHSSSTQDSMEVVHGHLSMTSLSSSASSSSTSSSSTGNHGNQAYQLRHLPAGALDFGQNGGLSMGLGAFSNPRQETGMAAHPAFSMGTNTGPGHYLAEGHLSMRQGMDREESPMTGVCVQQSSMASS, encoded by the exons ATGGCTGCTCCAATGCCCCATACGCACCAGCAGTACAGTGACCGCCACCAGCCAAGCACTGACCAATCTGTTACGGTCTTACCGTACAGCGACCAGACACCACAGCTCACTGCCAATCAG AGGCACATGCCCCAGTGCTTTCGTGACCCAACTTCAGCTCCCCTGAGGAAGCTCTCCATTGACCTTATCAAAACATACAAACACATCAATGAG GTGTATTATGCAAAAAAGAAGCGGCGGCACCAACAGGGTCAGGGTGAAGACTCCAGtcacaaaaaagaaaggaaagtcTTCAATGATGGCTATGACGATGATAATTATGACTACATCGTCAAGAATGGGGAGAAGTGGATGGACCGTTATGAGATTGATTCCTTGATAGGAAAAGGATCATTTGGACAG GTTGTGAAAGCATACGACCGTGCAGAGCAGGAATGGGTTGCTATTAAGATCATCAAGAACAAGAAAGCTTTCCTCAATCAAGCCCAGATTGAAGTGCGCCTCCTAGAGCTCATGAACAAACATGATACCGAGATGAAATACTACATTG TTCACCTTAAGCGTCACTTCATGTTTCGGAACCACCTCTGCCTCGTGTTTGAGATGCTTTCCTATAACCTGTACGACCTGCTCCGAAATACCAACTTCCGCGGAGTCTCGCTCAACCTCACACGGAAGTTTGCCCAGCAGCTATGCACTGCGCTGCTTTTCCTGGCCACGCCCGAGCTCAGCATCATCCACTGTGACCTGAAGCCCGAGAACATCCTCCTGTGTAACCCCAAGAGAAGCGCCATCAAAATAGTGGACTTTGGCAGCTCGTGCCAACTGGGACAAAGG atatatCAGTATATCCAGAGTCGCTTCTATCGCTCCCCAGAGGTGCTTCTGGGCATGCCCTATGATCTGGCCATTGACATGTGGTCCTTGGGTTGCATCTTGGTAGAGATGCATACAGGGGAGCCTCTCTTCAGTGGAGCCAATgag GTGGACCAGATGAACAAAATAGTTGAGGTTCTCGGGATCCCACCTAATCACATAATGGACCTAGCCCCAAAAGCCAGGAAGTTCTTTGAGAAGCTTTCAGATGGTACATGGAGTGTTAAAAAGACCAAAGATGGCAAAAGG TATAAACCCCCAGCTTCAAGGAAGCTCCACTCCATCTTGGGTGTGGAGACAGGGGGACCCGGTGGGCGGCGGGCAGGGGAGTCTGGCCACGCTGTCGCTGACTACTTGAAGTTCAAGGATCTGATCCTGCGGATGCTGGACTACGATCCCAAGAGCCGCATTCAGCCCTACTATGCCCTGCAGCACAGTTTCTTCAAGAAGACAGCGGACGAGGGGACCAATACAAGCAGCAGCGTGTCGACGAGTCCCGCATTAGAGCAGTCCCAGTCTTCAGGAACCACCTCCAGCACCTCCTCCAGTTCTG GAGGGTCGTCTGGAACAAGTACCAGTGGCAGAGCAAGGTCAGACCCTACCCATCACCACTTACACAGTGGAGGACACTTTGGTACAGCCATGCCAGCCATTGATGGAGACAGCCTCTGCCCACAG GCTCGACAGCCTTATCCACCTCCGCTGGTGTGGGGAGGTGGAGTCGGACCGGAGGCAGTCGCCGGAGAGACCCACCCAGTCCAGGAGACCACCTTCCACGTTCCCCCTCAGCACCCTAAGGCCCTGCATCCCCACTCACACCCTCATCACCACCACGGGCAGATGATGGCAACGCGACCACGCCCACGCCACTACACCTCCCCGACACACAGCTCCTCGACGCAGGACTCCATGGAGGTGGTTCACGGCCATCTGTCTATGACCTCCCTGTCTTCCTCTGCCTCCTCTTCCTCTACATCTTCCTCTTCCACTGGGAACCATGGCAACCAGGCCTACCAGCTCCGCCATTTGCCCGCTGGAGCGCTTGACTTTGGTCAGAATGGTGGGCTGAGCATGGGGCTAGGTGCCTTCTCGAACCCACGGCAGGAGACTGGCATGGCAGCGCACCCAGCGTTCTCTATGGGCACGAACACGGGGCCTGGCCACTACCTGGCGGAAGGCCACCTGAGCATGAGGCAGGGCATGGACCGGGAGGAGTCTCCAATGACTGGAGTGTGTGTGCAGCAGAGTTCGATGGCCAGCTCGTGA
- the thap12b gene encoding THAP domain containing 12b, with product MPNFCAAPNCTRKSTQSDLAFFRFPRDPERCRIWVENCRRADLEAKTVDQLNKHYRLCAKHFDPSLVYKTSPYRTVLKDTAIPTMFDLTIRPRGHGDKHRKQIKELTEEDLKRIKERRLAAAAASKKENTVEESTSANGVEPQLSSEERELRSYLRSLFEVVILLAKQSIPLETFKVSASEKLSNNFQALLDYRINAGDAALRRRFEGTAVNAEYLSTTQLGQLLDVCENTVREEMLMEARESRIFSLVTADLVDFGNEKHMPLFLRFVNQQNILREEFLDFVPFNGDEVALVERLEAQLTERWGLSMEDCRGQAHKVTGASATKMKAVAVLLMEKYPLALHMPCSRMALNIHLANSLPFPNVQILMETLRRISIFFRRPGTQAELEKAISSHYQKNEDKAVALKQACSSGWTKQHNVFDVLLDILVPLIYCMDAVHSNTDGVFDSAVMADARSLAEILADFEMVMTVIVMKNVLMYTRAFGRNLQGETQEAFSAANSLTAVMHSLNEVNDNIDVYHDFWYEEAVNVATGMEICVRVPRLFTQRQRAADIGEIQTEAYYREYVTLPIIHSVMQEVEEMFSDVNIKALKCISLVPAIMGQMKFNTTEENDADIYHGDLPSPETLPAELHCWRIKWKHRGKEVRLPNSIHETLQLPDIKFFPNVNAFLKVLSTLPALTMEEQPGEAADARLQAYLDSVPAKQWDRSLAVLHVNAHVKPDLDVMVDKYCRLYPEDEPEMEAESEEVAEEEAMK from the exons atgccGAATTTTTGCGCGGCCCCGAACTGCACACGGAAGAGCACACAGTCGGACTTGGCCTTTTTTCGTTTTCCAAGGGACCCTGAGAG ATGTCGAATATGGGTAGAAAATTGTCGCAGGGCAGATCTGGAGGCCAAAACAGTCGATCAGTTAAACAAGCATTATAGATTGTGTGCAAAACACTTTGACCCATCACTGGTGTACAAAACT AGCCCTTATAGAACTGTGCTGAAGGATACGGCCATTCCCACCATGTTTGATCTGACCATCCGGCCTCGGGGTCATGGTGACAAACATCGCAAGCAGATTAAAGAACTT ACGGAGGAGGACTTAAAACGGATAAAGGAAAGGAGAT TGGCGGCTGCTGCTGCGTCCAAAAAAGAAAACACCGTTGAGGAAAGCACAAGCGCCAATGGAGTGGAGCCGCAGCTGTCCTCAGAGGAGAGGGAGCTTCGCAGTTACCTGAGGTCTTTATTTGAGGTTGTAATCCTGCTGGCAAAGCAGAGCATCCCCCTGGAGACGTTCAAGGTGTCAGCGAGTGAGAAGCTGTCGAACAACTTCCAGGCCTTGCTGGATTACCGCATAAACGCTGGAGACGCAGCACTGAGGAGGCGCTTTGAGGGGACGGCCGTTAATGCCGAGTACCTCTCCACCACGCAGCTGGGCCAGCTTCTGGATGTGTGTGAGAACACGGTAAGGGAGGAGATGCTCATGGAGGCGAGGGAGAGTCGTATCTTCTCACTGGTTACAGCCGACCTGGTTGACTTTGGCAACGAGAAGCACATGCCGCTTTTCCTGCGCTTCGTCAACCAGCAGAACATCCTCCGGGAAGAGTTTTTGGACTTTGTGCCGTTCAACGGCGACGAAGTGGCACTGGTGGAGAGGCTGGAGGCGCAGCTGACAGAGCGCTGGGGGCTCAGCATGGAGGACTGCCGCGGTCAGGCACACAAGGTCACAGGGGCGTCTGCCACCAAGATGAAGGCTGTGGCCGTGCTCCTGATGGAGAAGTACCCACTGGCCTTGCACATGCCGTGCTCGCGCATGGCTCTCAACATCCACCTGGCCAACAGTCTCCCTTTCCCCAATGTCCAAATCCTCATGGAGACGCTGAGGAGGATCAGCATCTTCTTCAGAAGACCGGGCACACAGGCCGAGCTGGAGAAGGCAATATCATCTCACTATCAGAAGAACGAGGACAAAGCAGTGGCGCTGAAACAAGCCTGCAGCAGCGGCTGGACTAAGCAACATAACGTCTTCGACGTGCTGCTGGACATCCTGGTACCGCTCATCTACTGCATGGACGCCGTTCACAGCAACACCGATGGAGTATTTGACAGCGCCGTGATGGCAGATGCCCGTTCCCTCGCCGAAATCCTGGCCGACTTCGAGATGGTGATGACCGTGATCGTGATGAAGAATGTCCTGATGTATACCAGAGCGTTCGGCAGGAATCTCCAAGGAGAGACTCAAGAGGCATTTTCCGCCGCCAACAGCTTGACCGCAGTCATGCATTCACTAAACGAGGTCAACGATAACATCGACGTCTACCATGACTTCTGGTACGAGGAGGCCGTGAACGTGGCCACCGGCATGGAGATATGTGTGCGTGTCCCCAGGCTTTTTACTCAGAGGCAGCGCGCGGCCGACATAGGAGAGATCCAAACGGAGGCCTACTACCGAGAGTATGTGACGCTCCCTATCATCCACAGCGTCATGCAGGAAGTGGAGGAGATGTTCTCTGACGTCAACATCAAAGCCCTCAAATGTATCTCGCTGGTGCCAGCCATCATGGGCCAGATGAAGTTCAACACCACCGAGGAGAACGACGCTGACATTTACCACGGCGACCTGCCCAGTCCTGAGACGCTCCCCGCCGAGCTTCACTGCTGGAGGATCAAGTGGAAGCACCGCGGCAAGGAGGTGCGCCTGCCCAACTCCATTCACGAGACGCTGCAGCTGCCTGACATCAAGTTCTTCCCCAACGTCAACGCTTTCCTCAAGGTTCTCTCGACCCTGCCCGCTCTCACGATGGAGGAGCAGCCGGGCGAGGCGGCGGACGCGCGGCTGCAGGCCTACCTGGACAGCGTGCCGGCCAAGCAATGGGACCGGAGTCTTGCCGTGCTCCACGTCAACGCCCACGTCAAGCCCGACCTAGACGTGATGGTGGACAAATACTGCAGACTTTACCCGGAGGATGAGCCTGAAATGGAGGCGGAATCTGAGGAGGTAGCTGAAGAGGAGGCCATGAAGTGA
- the map6b gene encoding microtubule-associated protein 6 homolog isoform X2 has product MAWPCITRACCINRFWTELDKADIAVPLVFTKYSDVADVHHLPQRRQPRRAAESQAPPASSSATTTTEPPAASGKDASAASVTRQDFQAWKVRPEPSCKPRNEYQPSAASFIPETQYQKDYKAWPIPKKHDHPWIPKADLAPAGGAGKGESETGVEKSEIEEKLQEKEVKEPARRDKSRERKEVEKKAEEAQVCADVQQKKKGRAVADALNRHIKETMTTSSSYRTEFKAYKDVKPVKPIKATSQYKPPAEETSLETSYSATFRGEQVKAQAADNKLIDRRRIRSLYSEPGKEPAKDVSKAESTSVLNLL; this is encoded by the exons ATGGCGTGGCCGTGCATCACGCGTGCTTGCTGCATCAACCGTTTTTGGACCGAGCTGGACAAGGCGGACATCGCAGTGCCTTTGGTTTTCACCAAATACTCCGACGTGGCCGACGTGCACCACCTCCCCCAGCGCAGGCAGCCGAGACGGGCTGCGGAGAGCCAGGCACCACCCGCCTCCTCCTCCGCCACCACCACCACCGAGCCCCCTGCCGCATCGGGCAAGGACGCGTCCGCTGCGTCCGTCACCCGCCAAGACTTCCAGGCTTGGAAGGTGCGACCGGAGCCCAGCTGCAAGCCCAGAAACGAGTACCAGCCCTCGGCCGCGTCGTTCATCCCGGAGACCCAGTATCAGAAGGACTACAAAGCCTGGCCCATCCCCAAGAAGCACGACCACCCCTGGATCCCCAAAGCCGACCTCGCCCCTGCCGGCGGGGCGGGGAAGGGGGAGTCGGAGACCGGCGTGGAGAAGAGCGAGATCGAGGAGAAGCTCCAGGAGAAGGAGGTGAAGGAGCCGGCCAGGAGGGACAAGTCTAGGGAGAGAAAAGAGGTGGAGAAGAAGGCGGAAGAAGCGCAGGTGTGCGCTGATGTGCAGCAGAAGAAGAAAGGCAGGGCGGTCGCAGACGCGCTTAATAGACACATTAAGGAGACCATGACTACTTCCAGCAGCTATAG AACTGAATTCAAGGCCTACAAGGATGTGAAACCAGTGAAGCCGATCAAGGCCACGTCCCAGTACAAACCCCCGGCAGAGGAGACCAGTCTGGAAACCAGCTACAGCGCCACCTTCAGGGGGGAGCAGGTGAAGGCCCAGGCTGCTGACAACAAGCTGATAGATCGCAGGAGGATACGCAGCCTGTACAGTGAGCCGGGCAAAGAGCCCGCCAAG GACGTCTCAAAGGCTGAGAGCACGTCGGTGTTAAATCTGCTGTAG